The stretch of DNA ACGATATCATTATGTTGAACATGGATATAGCTGTAAGCTTTAACAATTCCATTGAAGGAGATGGATTTGTTGTTTGATATTTAACTAGGTTTATGGGAGCCAGGAGCAAACTGCTCTTTGGAGTTACTGTTCAACTTATATTAAAACAAAGTCGTTGGGGAGGGCATTAATTTTGCTAACATCAGAGGCTTCCCTAAAGTCTTGCTCTAGACTGATTGCCTGGCAGTTCTTAATCTTTGGAATACTTGTCACAATAATTGTTCAGTTGTGGCTCCAATCATTGCAGAAATAGGTCAGCTAGGTCCTGACATTACTACATTTTATTCAATATGTAGTCTGTGCTTCGGCACTCCGTCTCATCTTTGTGCCAAGAATCTCTGCACATGTATCTATTTTAACTGAGAGTTGGCTGGCCGAACCATCCAGATTCAGGGTCAGTAGTCTCTTGCATGATGGTCCAGAGAGCATTTGGTCGAATAAATTTCTCTATGTTCCCCGAAAAATATATATATACGGCGCCACTGAGTTTCAGACTTACTAGAGTTTTCGTCTCATTTACTTAATTAAGAGATGTGCTAATCCGATCGTACATACTTATCCAAACTGTAATTTACGTTTCAGAAATTCTTCAAATTTTCATCCATTTTTTTTCGTAAATACTGAGTTACACTTTTCTGCCTAGACCTCACAATTCGGCAGAGAGTAGAACAAATCTCAATGCATGCCAATCTGGATTTTTAATGTAGATAGCTCATCTTAGTGATTCATCTCCTATCGGTTGTTATCTACCCACCCCCTACCTCGAGATGTAGTAACGCACTCATCTGCATTGACCTTCTCTATTATTGCTTTCTTTCTGTATGCCAGTCACTGAGCGAGCAATGGTGGCCCCTAATCAGGGGGTGGCTGTCGTCGGAAGAAGACGATCAAGAGGATGCCTAACATACCTGATTCCCCAAGCGCTTGCAGGTGCTCTTCAATAAGTATTAGAAATCAGTGGCTGGAATTTAATAGATTTGAAAGACTAAATGTTAATAACATATTTTTAAATATAATAAAAAACAATTTATGTATAAATGTTCGTGCCATATTTATGAGACGGGTACCCCAAATTCAAAAAACGTGGGCTGCTTATGGGAAAACTATTCAGCGTGTGCGATAAAAGAATTAATTGTGCGGCGAGATGAGTAAGAGGGACGAGAGAATGCGGGGGTGCGATCTAGATCTCCCCTGTTTTGCCTGTCAGGCGACGCGGGGCTCCTGACAATTTTTTGTGGGTGATTTGAGGTGCGTATATATATTTCATGTGTTGTATTAAATGTGTGCCCAGGAAAAAGATAAATTTCGCTGGAATACGCTCATTGTTAGGAACGCTAGCTTTTGTGTGAAAAAAATATATACATGTACATTTTTTTATCACGTCCATATTGATTTAACATGTGTGAACGAATAGACTACTTAGTTTTAATGTATAAATGGACGCGGAGTTCCTGACATTATTCTGAGGTGACACGAGGTCCGACGCGGGCTCAGGTACCGGGGTGACGGCGAGCATGAAATAGCGAAGGTCGCCGTAGGGCAAGCAAGGATGCTTGGCGGCTCACGCAAGGTTGAAATTATAGGACCAGTTTTTCATGGTCCAAAGCACACCCATCGAGGATGGGCTGTCAAGGAGGACTGTGTTATGTGTGCCTCCTAGTATGGGGGCCCATCGCTCCTCTTTTTCTGCCCTATCCCCTAAAAATTTCCTTGGGCCCTATTCCAAGGGGACCGCTAGATACGCCTTTACTTATCATCGAAGTCTTGTAGAGTATTCCACCGTACCCTACCCACCAAACCCCCACTCACCAACTTAACTTGTTTGTAGAAGCTAACCACACTATGTGGTTGGGTAACGGAATCCCCGTAGGTTAAGAAGGTAGGGTTGGTTCCCTTGTTGAATAAAAAAAAACCCAATCCATCCATGGTAGCCAAGAGACTAAACGAGAACATACTCCGCCCATTCGTCTCTTGGAAATCTAGATCGTCTATCGCCTCCACCGTATCTCTGCTCCCCTCCTCCGGTATAATATCCCTCCACCCTTCCCCACTCACCTCCCTCCCCATGTCGGAAGTCCAGGACTGCCGGCGCCCTAGAGCGCGCTTCCCCCCTCCATGCCCTGGAGCTTCAGTGGCGCTGCCTTCTCAATTTTTGGCATTGGTCTCCGAGGGACAAGAAGCTTCCGCTTCGGTGCTTGCTTGCTCAGTGCCGGACCAAACTCCTTGAGCCCCACCCACCGTCTAGATCCGGCCCCGGCGGCTGCCCCGGTCCGCTGCCCTTCttattttcaaaaataaaatCTGGGATGCACCCGACCAACAGTTTCTCGAAAAACGGAAGCACGTCGTTGTTGCGCGATAGAGTATGTAGTTATCCTTTGACATATAGCTTAGCAAATACCGAATCGAATCTCATGGCCTATCACCACACTTAATGCACGTAGCTCAGTCCTGATTGCTATATAAAGTCCTCTCCTTCCCTTTCTTTGAGCTTAGCCACAGAGCGAGCAAGTAATGGCAGGGCccaatgggggggggggggcagcggcCGGAAGAAGACCTTCATCCGACGGATCGAGCAGGACGATGCCCCGCACGTCTGATTCTCCAAGGGCCATGTGGGGTTCTTCAGCAAGGCGAGCAATCTGGCGGTCCTGACCGGCACCCAGGTGGCCGCTCTCACCTTCTCGGGCGGAGGCAATGCCTTCTCCTTCACCCACCCCTTCGCGACACCGTTGTGGAACGCTTCCtggtgggggagggtgcgggggagGAGGGTGCTGCCAGTGAAGATCAGAAGATGGAAAAGCTGCACCAGGAGTTCGACGAGTTGCGCACGGACCTGGTCGAGGTGAAGAAGCACCGAGCACGAGGAGGTCACAGCAACGGAGTGTGACGCGGGGGAGCCAATAGCGGCTTAGGTTGACCCGAACGTGCGCAACATGGGGAACGAGGACTTGGTAGCCTTCTTTGCCGCGCTGATGCGGGTGAAGGACGTCGTCTCCAAATGCGCAACCTGGTTCTCTTGCCCGTCGACGTGAGCCGCATGGAGGAGGTGgccccgccgctgccgctgcaGCTCTTCATGATCAGTGGCAGTACTTTGGGGGCCGGTATCAGAAGGGGGCCCAGAAGGCGCGACATTGCCTCCGCTTGAGTTGTTCGCCACCGAGATAAATATGTAGCAGCAGATGTTGATGGAGCTGCCTCTGGCACAGGCAGTCACCGCCAGGATGGATATGCAGGAGATGCCTCCACCGCTGGTGTTCGCCGCGGGGATGGATATGGAGGAGATGCAGATGGTGATTCCTCACCTTCCAGGGTTTGACGATGAGATGGGGATGCCTCTGTCACCTGAGATCCCTGCTGGGCTAGAGACGAACGCCGGCTTCCCGTTCCTATACTGAGATGATGAGCTCTGTCGATCCGTTCAAGTGAAAGCATTAAACAATGGACGATAGTTCATCGATCTATTGTCATCTAGTTACATCTGGATGCAATCTTTTGTCAATTTTTTTGTCGTTTCTTTATTATCAATAATTGATGGCTAAATCTGTATTGTCCTGTCTCTGCCTGCTAGCATTTAATGAAGTACAGGCATCTTCTCAAATGTACTACACACATTAGCTGGCTACAGGATTTTGAGTCAGCAATGTACAATGTGTTGACTTCTTTTCTCAATGGACACACACGTTCAATAATAGGGATGACTTAACATGGTAACAAGCGGACATACAAATTCTCTACAATAAAACGAAGAAACATTTTATCCATCATAATACGGACTTGACAAAGCTCGCATATATATTTGAATGGGATATAGTAGACCCAAACACTTTTTTTTAAAAGAAGGATAACCTCCGGCCTCTACATCAGCAGACCCAAACACATGCACCAAAGAAAATGCTTAATACATGCCTGTAGATACCCCTCAAATGAGACTGCGGTGCATCCACAACAACATATCCAATTGTTTCAATGATGTGCCATGGATCAAACACACGAGCTTGTGATACGTTCTTGCGGCAtcttgggtgggtgggtgggggtTATTTCTCTTTTCTCTCGTCTGTACCGCTGATGCCAGATATGCTTCCGCGGATCAATGCTTTTCTATACTGGCTTGGCAATATATAATCGGTCATTCTGTTAAAAGGTATAAGTCGTGCAGAACCAGACAAGGGCACCATTGTGTCAAACCGGCTACATCATGTTTAAGGGCAAGGGAATATTGCAGAAGAATTCTGATGAATATACAAGGATGAATATATTTGTTGAAAGAAAGAGATAACCAAATCATGGCattatgaaaaatgatgaacaaaATTTTTATTTCTGATCGAGGATTTGATCCAAAATTAAGAAATTGTGCACCCACTATCTAACTAATGTGAGGCCGGAAACTTCCTCACTGATAATATCACTCCCACAAAAGAGCGTGTTAGAGGTGACAACATGCATATGAGGTGAAAGAACAAGCTAGGTTGTGACTGACCAACAAAGAATATTGTAGCAAAAATGTTTTCAGCAAtaaaaaggcaatgaaaataactacaATCTATGATCTTTTTGGGAGTGAAAAATAATGTCTCAAGAAATTTCAATAATAGAAAGCTAGAATTGCATCAGATCGAGTGATACTATGACAAAGACAATCATAGTAATTAAGATGAGGATATGATGATAATACAATATAAATCAATTAGACAGTTGTAATACAACCTGTGCTAATTAAGAGGTCACTTGATTCATCAATGAGTTAACAATATTTATAAGCAATTTCTTAAAAAATGATTGATCCGAAGATAGAGAAACATATGGATGAGGGCCAATCGAAGAGGAAAAGTGGGTAAAACATATGAAAACCAATGGATTCCACATCGGTCCAAAACACCAATTTTATCTAGTAGTTTTTTAATAATCCCTTCTTGAACATTGAAAAGTAGGGTTAGAGGAGAGAAGTCCTGTGATAGAATTTCTTGGTGTTGTTCAAAACAAATGTATAGTCATATTAGGCCTGTGGGAATTTCCAATGGAATGCAACATGCTATAGTACTTTGAGAGGAAAACAAACATGATGTATAATCTCCTACTTTATTCACTTATTTCTTGCATTTGCATGACCTTAGTAAGTTTCACCATGTTTCTACAAAATGTCCATTTAATTTGCTAGACTATTGATGATAGTTAACTTCCAGACCAAAATCACGAGGGCTACATAATATTAAATATAGCAATATGTGTTACATCTAGCAGCGGAACTAAGCGGGTAACCCTGCTACTTGGTACTAATATCGTTTAACACATTTTTAGAAAAATGTAATTAACACTTTTTAGCATAAATGTAATTAACACTTGGCAAATGAAGCTTCATGAGCTATTACTTGGAGGGTCGTAAAGAATTAACTGTGATGGTCCAAGAGTATTGTAATTATAAAGGCTAGGGCCCACAGAGATAAGCTCGTAATGAACTCTCGATGCATGCTCCGCTTTGAAACACAAAACCATCCAGTGCATGGATGGACACTAATTTCGTGAATTTATTGTCAATCGGTAACATATGCATCTTCTAAGTCATCCCATCAATCTTATGTTATATATTACAATGCATCTACCTAGATCTGGATGAAACCTTTCCTCAATAATTAGGTTGTCTCCTTATCATAGTAATAATTAATCAATGGCTTCTAGTCGTGGGAATTTAGTTGATATGTAGAAAATGCCTCCGCTGGCGGGGTTGGCCACTGCGATAGATATGGTACAGATGGACATTCCTCAGCCGTTAGGGTTCAACACTGGGACGGAGATGTAGATACGGCACTTGTTTATGTCTGTACCACCGCCTCCACCGGAATTTCCCGCCGGGATGGAGATGCTGCAGCAGGCGCTTGAGCCGAACGCCGGCTTCTTGTATTGACAAGAAGATAAGATCAACACCCAGTCTAAGTCATGCTGAACATTCTGTAAATACAAGGTGAACATAACTCATAAAGTTGTTGAGTTTTTTCAAAAATGTCTTGAACAATTTAAAAAATGTGGGAGCATTTTTAAGTGTTATGAACATTAATTAAAATTACACAAAGATTTTCTTCATATGTTACAAATATTTTTATAAAATTGTGTGGGAAAACATTTTATATGTTGTGAACATTTCTCCTATAAACCTCTCTACACTACCCACTGTTCCGGGGTGTTCGGGGCACGCATGCAATCTGGCTCACACGATATGCCTTGCTGGCCTGATTTTACGGCGCTTTCAAAGTAAAGAACCCGGGGCAGCTATTGGAGAAGCAGACGTTACGGGCATCCTCCTGCTCGGTCCGGCAGATGACGTTCTTCTTCCTCCCTCGCTCAGAGCAAGGGAGGAAGACTGTGTGTAACTACGTCTCGGTGTCGGTGGGTTTATATAGCAAGCTGCCGGTGAGAATCGCTTCACTGAGCTACGTACATTAAAAGTCGTGATAGGCCATGGGATTCAATTCAGTATTCGCTGAGCTGTGTACATTAAAACTCACGGGTCAAAGGATGACAACATGCACCAACTAAAAATTGCTATATCTGAACAACTAAAAAACATAAACTTAAGCATGAAAAAAAAGCAAGATATGACCAACTAAAAATCATAAACCCGGGAATTAAAGAAAGCAAGACCAAAACAGCTAAAAATCATGAACTTGTGCATGAAAAACATGCCTCTGAACAACTAAAAAGTCATGAACTTAAGCACGAAAAAATTGCAATATCTGAACAATTGCAGCACCTTAGCCACAGAGCGAGCAAGTAATGGCAGCGTCCAACGGGGGGTGAAAGCGGCCGGAAGAAGACCGTCATCCGCCGGATCGAGCAGGATGACGCCAGGCACGTCTGCTTCTCCAAGGGCTGCGTGGGGTTCTTCAGCAAGGCGAGCGATCTAGTGGTCCTGACCGGCACCCAGGTGGCCGCTCTCACCTTCTCACCCGGTGGCAAtgccttctccttcggccacccCTCTGTCAACACCGTCGTGGAACGCTTCCTGGGGGGAAGGGTGCCGGGGCTGGCGCGAGGGAGGAGGGTGCTGCCAGTGAAGATCAGAAGATGGAGAAGCGGCACCAGGAGTTCGACGAGATGCGCACAGACCTATCCAAGGTGAAGAAGCGGACCGAGCGCGAGGAGGTCACCGCGAATGAGCATGACGCGGGGGAGCCGATAGCGGCTTGGGTTGACCCGAATGTGCGCGACATGGGGGACGAGGACTTGGTGGCCTTCTTTGCCGCGCTGATGCAGGTGAAGGACATCGTCTCCGAACGCGCCAACCAGGTTCTCTTGCGCGTGGACGTGAGCCGCATGAAGGAGGTGGCCCCGCCGCTGCCGCTCCAGCTCTTCGGTGGCAGTACTTTGGAGCTCGGTAGCAGCAGGAGCATCAGATGCTGATGGCGACGCTGCCTCCGCTTGAGCTGTTCGACACCGAGATAAATATGTAGCAACAGATGTTGATGGAGCTGCCTCTGGCATAGGCAGTCACCGCCGGGATGGATATGTAGGAGACGCCTCCACCGCTGGTGTTCGCCGCGGGGATGGATATGGAGGAGATGCAGATGGTGATTCCTCATCTGCCAGGGTTTGACGATGAGATGGGGATGCCTCCATCACCTGAGATCCCTGCTGGGCTGGAGACGAACGTTGGCTTCCCATTCCCGTATTGAGAAGATGAGCTCCAAACCCCTGTCGCTCCGTTCAAGTGAAAGCATTAAACAATGGACGATAGTTCGTCAATCTGTTGTCATCTAGTTACATTGGATGCAATTTCGTCAAATTTTATGTCATTTCTTTATTATCAATAATTAATGGCTAAATATGTATTGTCCTGCCGCTGGCTGTTGGCATTTAATGAAATACAGACATCTTCTCAAATGTACTACACACGTTCGCTGGCTACAGGATTTTGAGTCAGCAATGTACTAGTGTTGAGTTCTTTTCTCAATGGACACACACGTTCAATACTAGGGATGACTTAACATGGTAACAAGCGGACATACAATTCTCTTCAATAAAACGAAGAATCATTTTATCCATCATAATACGGAATTGACAAAGCTCGAATATATATTAGAACGGGATATCGTAGATCCAAACACTTTTTAAAAAAAGGAGGATAACCTCGGCCTCATCAGTAGACCCAAACACATGCACCAAAGAGAATATTAAATATAGTAATATTAAATATAGTAAATATAGTAATATGTGTTACATCTAGCCGCGCAAGTGAGCGGATCACCCTGCTACTTGGTACTAATATCGTTCACACATTTTCAGAAAAAAATGTAATTAACACTTTTTAGCATAAATGTAATTAACACTTGGCAAATTAAGCTTCATGAGCTATTACTTGGAGGGTCGTAAAGAATGTTATGTGATGGGCCAAGAGTATTCTAATTATAAACGCTAGGGGCCACAGAGATAAGCTCTTAATGAACTCTCGATGCATTCTCCGCTTTGAAACACAAAACCATCCAGTGCATGCATGGACACTAATTTCGTGAATTTATTGTCAATCGGTAACATATGCATCTTCTAAGTCATCCCATCAATCTTATGTTATATATTACAATGCATCTACCTAGATCTGGATGAAACCTTTCCTCAATCCTTAGGTTGTCTCCTTATCATAGTTATAATTAATCAATGGCATCTAGTCGTTGGAATTTAGTTGATATGTAGAAAATGCCTCCGCCAGCGGGGTTGGCCACTGCGATGGATATGGTACAGATGGACATTCCTCAGCCATTAGGGTTCAACACTGGGACGGAGATGTAGATACGACACTTGTTTATGTCTCTACCACCGCCTCCACCGGAATTTCCTGCCGGGATGGAGATGGTGTAGCAGGCCCTTGAGCCGAACGCCGGTTTCTTGTATTGACTAGAAGATAAGATCCACACCCAGTATGAGTCATGCTGAACATTCTGTAAATACAAGGTGAACATAACTCAtaaagttcatgattttttttcaaaaatatcTTGAACAATTTAAAAAATGTGGGAGTATTTTTAAGTGTTATGAACATTAATTAAAATTACATAAATATTTTCTTTATATGTTCcaaacatttttataaaattgTGTGGGCATACATTTTATATGTTGTGCACATTTCTCCTATAAATGCCCCGCACGTCTCCTTCTTCAAGGTCCGCGTGGGGTTCTGCAGCAAGGCGAGCGATCTGGCAGTCCTGACCGGCACCCAGGTGGCCACTCTCACCTTCTCGCCCGGCGGCAAtgccttctccttcggccacccCTCCGTCGACACCGTCGTGGAACGCTTCCtggtgggggagggtgcgggggctGGCACGAGGGAGGAGGGTGCTGTCAGGGAAGATCAGAAGATGAAGAAGCTGCACCAGGAGTTCGATGAGCTTCGCATGGACCTGTTCGAGGGGAAGAAGCGAACCAGGCATGAGGAGGACACAGCGAAGGAGCGTGACATGGGGGAGCCGACAGCAACTTGGGTTGAGCCAAATGTGCGCGCCATGGGGGACGATGACTTGGTGGCCTTCTTTGCCGCACCGATGCAGGTGAAGGACATCGTCTCCGAATGCGCCGCATGGAGGAGGTGGCCCCGCCGCTGTCGCTGCAGCTCTTCGGTGGCAGTACTTTGGAGCTCGGTAGCAACAGGAGCATTAGATTCTGATGGCGATGCTACATCCGCCTGAGCTATTCGCCTCTGAGATTAATATGTAGCAGCAGATGTTGATGGAGCTTCCTCTGGCACAGGCTGTGACCGCCGGGATGGATATGCAGGTGATGCCTCCACCGTTGGTGTTCGCCGCGGGGATGGATATGGAGGAGATGCAGATGTTGATTCCTCAGCCGCCAGGGTTCGACGACGAGATGGGGATGCCTCCGTCACTAGAGATACATGTTGGGCTGGAAACGAACGCTGGCTTCCCGTTCCCGTATTTTGAAGATGAGCTCCAAACCCCTGTTGATCCGTTCAAGTGAAAGCATTAAATAATGGACGATAGTTCGTCGATCTGTTGTCATCTAGTTACATCTGGATGCAATCTTTCGTCAAATTTTATGTCATTTCTTTATTATCAATAATTAATTGCTAAATCTGTATTGTCCTGTCGCTGGCAGCTGGCATTTAACGAAATACAGACATCTTCTCAAATGTACAACACACGTTCGCTGGCTATAGGATTTTGAGTCAGCAATGTACTAGTGTTGACTTCTTTTCTAAATGGACACACACGTTCAAAACTAGGAATGACTT from Triticum urartu cultivar G1812 chromosome 3, Tu2.1, whole genome shotgun sequence encodes:
- the LOC125547403 gene encoding agamous-like MADS-box protein AGL62, translating into MDMVRVGFCSKASDLAVLTGTQVATLTFSPGGNAFSFGHPSVDTVVERFLVGEGAGAGTREEGAVREDQKMKKLHQEFDELRMDLFEGKKRTRHEEDTAKERDMGEPTATWVEPNVRAMGDDDLVAFFAAPMQVKDIVSECAAWRRWPRRCRCSSSVAQQMLMELPLAQAVTAGMDMQVMPPPLVFAAGMDMEEMQMLIPQPPGFDDEMGMPPSLEIHVGLETNAGFPFPYFEDELQTPVDPFK